One Gardnerella vaginalis genomic window, TTTGTAACAACATGACCTTGCTTGTCGATTATTGCCCCAGAGCCTTTGCTCATATTCTTGTCATTGCGCGCCTGAATAGACACAACGCCGCCAGAAACGTTTTTAGCAACCGAACGCCAATCTGGAGATTGACCACCTTTTACTACTGCTGTGCCTTTTGAAGATGATTGTGTGCCTACATCTGCAAGCGTTCCCGAACCTGGAATAGAAATTAGTCCTTGAGTAATAGCGAATGACATTACAACAACGCATACCACTGCAGAAATAATTGACGACACAATCGCCACTGTTATATTTGAGTTTTCTCTGGACTCTTTTCTAGCGCCACGCTTTTTGTACACTACATGTGGACCTTGATTTGGATTCTGATTTGGATTCTGATTTGAACCCTGATTTACGACCTGTACTTCGCCATGAACTGCATCATCCTGATTATCGCCAGCATCGCCATCAGCAGCATCGCCATCAGCAGCATCATCACTCAAATCATAAGGATTCCCAAACCTAGAATTTTTAATATTGCTGCTATAAGGATCAGCATAAGGCAAGAACGGATTATCCAAATTGTCATCCGAACGCACATAATCTCCGTTAACTGTGTTTCTTGACGATTCTTCACCATCATTAGCAGAAGAGTCGCCAGCAACCGAAGAGTTTGCAGAATTATTTTCATCGCTTCCGTCACCAGTATTAACAGGACCATATGCACCATATTCTGGAGCAGGACGATAAATCTGAGGCTCATCCTGACCAGTCTGCTTAGCATTCTCCGTCTGCGACTGTCCTTGTGAAGACTGCTCAGATTGCACATCACTAGAATCATAGGCCTTAGAATCATAAATATCGTCAGCCATTAATCCTCCTTAAATCTTTTAACACAACATACTCTAATCTGACTACACGCATTCATACAAGTTAATATGCGATTTTTACGCGATTTAATCTCTCTACACTCAAATAAAGCGTAAGTTAAAATCTAAGATTTAATTTTCTTACAATACGAGTTAACCGTTTTGCTCTTAAAATTACCTGAATATTTAGCCATATAATACCGTATAAATACCATATAGTTACCGTATGAATACCGTAAAATTAGCTAGCGGTTTTTATAGAAAATACATAAACACGTAGAATTTAACGAACGGTTGCTGGCGACTTTTCCGCGCACAATGCCGCAACTTATGAGCATATCGTCATACCTTCTAATAGAGTAAAAGGTATGACTAATCTTATTGAACAGCCACGCGGAGCAGAGCCTGGTAAACCAGGAGATCGCAGAGAATTCTCGTTTGTAACGAAAACGCGTTTAGAAAATACGGCGGACGGCAAGGGGCGTGACGGCGCACGATACGGACGTACAGGCGTGATTCACACGCCTCATGGAGATATTCACACGCCTGCTTTTGTGCCTGTTGCAACTCAAGCCGCAATGAAAGCAGTGCTGCCAGAGTCAATAAAAGATTTGGGTGGCCAATGCATGCTTTCTAACGCATTCCACTTATATGAGCGTCCTGGCGAAGACATTCTAGACGAAGCTGGCGGGCTTGCAAAGTTTATGAACTGGAATGGTCCAACTTTTACGGATTCTGGCGGCTTCCAGGTGCTTTCGCTTGGAGCGGGATTTAAGAAAACTCTTGCAATGGACGTTACTGGAATGAAATCCGACGACGTTATTGCAGAAGGCAAAGAGCGTATGGCATTCGTTGACGAAGATGGCGTTACTTTTAAGTCGCCGCTCAACGGCTCAACTCACCGATTCAGTGCGGAAATCTCAATGGGTATTCAGCATAAGCTTGGCGCTGATATTATGTTTGCTTTCGATGAGCTTACAACTCTTATGAACACTCGCCGTTATCAAGAGGAGTCTGTTGAGCGCACTTTCCGCTGGGCTAAGCGTTGTGTTGCTGAACACAAGCGATTAACCGAGGCGCGATTGGGAAAGCCATATCAAGCGTTGTATGGAGTAGTTCAAGGTGCGAATTACGAAGATTTGCGTAGGCATGCAGCAGAGCAGATTGCTTCACTTGACTTTGACGGCGTTGGAATCGGCGGCGCAATTGAAAAGCGCATTATTGGGGATACTTGCGCTTGGATTTGCGACGC contains:
- the tgt gene encoding tRNA guanosine(34) transglycosylase Tgt, encoding MTNLIEQPRGAEPGKPGDRREFSFVTKTRLENTADGKGRDGARYGRTGVIHTPHGDIHTPAFVPVATQAAMKAVLPESIKDLGGQCMLSNAFHLYERPGEDILDEAGGLAKFMNWNGPTFTDSGGFQVLSLGAGFKKTLAMDVTGMKSDDVIAEGKERMAFVDEDGVTFKSPLNGSTHRFSAEISMGIQHKLGADIMFAFDELTTLMNTRRYQEESVERTFRWAKRCVAEHKRLTEARLGKPYQALYGVVQGANYEDLRRHAAEQIASLDFDGVGIGGAIEKRIIGDTCAWICDAMPENRPRHVLGIAAVDDIFACVENGGDTFDCVAPARCGRNGAIFTRHGRYNVKRAEFKHDQGPLEAGCDCYTCTHYSRMYVNHLLRAKEMNGYTLATIHNERFFIKLLDDIRASIDGGYFENFRDESLAHYYENGSRG